A window of the Falco rusticolus isolate bFalRus1 chromosome 1, bFalRus1.pri, whole genome shotgun sequence genome harbors these coding sequences:
- the CCKAR gene encoding cholecystokinin receptor type A, with protein MEVVDVSFLGNGTNITAFLCDIIFENDTFFCVEEPPYPSKDLHQIIRVLLYCLIFLLSILGNILVITVLIRNKRMRTVTNTFLLSLAVSDLMLCLFCMPFTLIPNLLKDFIFGSAVCKTATYFMGVSVSVSTFNLVAISLERYSAICKPLQSRVWQTKSHALKVIAATWCVSFTIMSPYPIYSKLVPFTKYNNTTANMCRLLWPSDVIQQSWYTFLLLILFLIPGIIMMVAYGLISLELYRGIKFDASQRKSSQERKVSTCSTKYEDGDGCYLNKTKRKRKMPLQQLSATSHSKIDRVRSSSSSANLMAKKLVIRMLVVIVILFFLCWTPIFSVNAWRAFDTASADQRLSGAPISFIHLLSYTSACVNPIIYCFMNKRFRMGFLATFTCCAKQKPPAIRGEVGDEEEGKTTGASLSKCSYTHMNASAPP; from the exons ATGGAAGTAGTTGATGTTAGCTTCCTTGGGAACGGTACGAATATTACTGCTTTCCTGTGTGATATCATCTTTGAAAATGacacttttttctgtgtggaagAACCACCTTATCCTTCTAAAG ATTTGCATCAGATAATTCGGGTTCTGCTGTATTGCTTGATATTTCTGCTCAGCATTTTGGGGAACATTCTGGTAATTACAGTGCTGATAAGAAACAAGCGGATGAGAACAGTCACCAACACATTTCTGCTGTCACTAGCAGTCAGTGACCTGatgctctgccttttctgcatGCCATTCACCCTCATTCCCAACCtgctgaaagattttatttttggtagtGCTGTTTGCAAAACTGCCACTTATTTCATGG GTGTCTCTGTAAGTGTCTCTACATTCAACCTGGTTGCCATATCTTTGGAGAGATACAGTGCCATTTGCAAACCTCTGCAGTCCAGGGTCTGGCAAACAAAATCTCATGCCTTGAAAGTGATTGCTGCTACCTGGTGTGTTTCCTTTACTATCATGTCACCATACCCAATTTACAGCAAACTGGTACCTTTTACCAAGTATAACAACACCACAGCAAATATGTGTCGGCTCCTTTGGCCAAGTGATGTCATTCAGCAGTCCTG GTACACTTTCCTGCTACTTATACTCTTTCTTATACCTGGGATTATAATGATGGTTGCCTATGGCCTGATTTCTTTGGAACTCTATAGAGGAATAAAATTTGATGCCAGCCAGAGAAAATCTTCACAAG aaagaaaagtaagtaCCTGCAGCACCAAATATGAGGATGGAGATGGATGCTAcctcaacaaaaccaaaagaaaaaggaaaatgccatTGCAACAGCTCTCTGCTACTAGCCATAGCAAAATAGAcagggtgagaagcagcagctcttctgccAACTTAATGGCCAAGAAACTCGTCATCCGTATGTTGGTGGTGAtagtgattttgtttttcctttgctggacTCCCATCTTCAGCGTGAACGCCTGGCGCGCGTTTGACACTGCCTCAGCAGACCAGCGTCTCTCAGGGGCTCCCATCTCCTTTATCCACTTGTTGTCCTACACTTCTGCCTGTGTGAACCCTATCATATACTGCTTTATGAACAAGCGTTTCCGCATGGGTTTTCTAGCCACTTTCACCTGCTGCGCAAAGCAAAAGCCCCCTGCAATACGGGGGGAGGTCGGTGatgaagaggaggggaagacaACAGGGGCTTCACTCTCCAAATGTTCTTATACGCACATGAATGCATCTGCTCCTCCCTGA